The Oncorhynchus mykiss isolate Arlee chromosome 10, USDA_OmykA_1.1, whole genome shotgun sequence nucleotide sequence cccctcctgtatcACATCACTAGTaccgggcatctcctccactacctgggagactagccccacctgaaccccctcctgtaccacaTCACTAGTaccgggcatctcctccactacctgggagactagccccacctgaaccccctcctgtaccacaTCACTAGTaccgggcatctcctccactgccATCCCCATTTCCAGTGACATCCCCATGTGGGTCGCCATCCCAACCAAAACAATTCAACAAGAAATACAATATATCTAATTCTACCACTGAAAAAAACCTGAATCAGTGGCAAAAAGGAAACCACCCAGAAAAGTAACCACAGGCGATCTAACTCCAGGCAACACTCACACTCGCTCATACAATACCCAGCATGCACCAAACACTGCCAGcatgaacagagacagagagagagagatatgtgacTTAAATGTCAGATTCATGTTCTTAGTCTACTAAAACTGTACCGGTGGAGTGATGGAGGTTGAACAGGGAATGTTCAGTCTGAAGTAACTATTCAGTTTGAAGGACCGCTCTGGTCTTGTGATGGGAATCCTTTTAGACCCTTGAAACTTTATTTCCTGTTGTTCCACAGCCTGCGAAACGAGGCATGGAATACCCAGCCAGTCAATGTATAGTCTTACTCAAACATTATTCAGAAAACTAGCAACACACTTATCTTCATTTAATGAGTGTCAACATAACTAACCAGTGGTACAGTTTAAGGTAATCTCTATAATAATGGTACCTCACCTGTATCTGGCCGGGGTTACTGGGAAACAGGTATAGGCGTTGAATTAGTTTTTCCTTTatcactgtcagatagagcatcAGCTCACAGTGGACATCTATGTTCCAAGACAGTAATCTCAGTATCAGAGCAATAGGTGAGAACTTGGGATGGAGAATCTTAACATGGAATCTGGTGACCTCATGCACTTCCTCTAAAGACACTCCATGTTCCTCTACATGAAGAATCTTCATCTCATTCCTCAGGGAAGGGTTGGTCCCTGAACAACACCATAAAAAGGAGACAGAACGACAAATATTGTGTTATTCATCCAACTAAAACACAAAGAATATGTAGTACCAGATCACAGTAAACGCAAACTCCAAGAATAGTTCATTAATTAATTTAAGAAGTGAAACTCAGTTACATGGAAATGTCTTTCTGAAAACTATTTCTATATGGTTTTACCTAAACAGACACAGTGTGGCAGATGAACTTCCTCCAGTTCACCTAACTCCATAGTGATGTCCAGCAATGGACCACCTTGTGTGTACTGCATGTCTTTCAGAAGTTGACTGTAGGGTTCCCAGTTCCTGAAGTGATACTTCAGAAtgacatctctctcacacagccaGCGGAGCCCAGACACTGTGCACTCATAACTCCCTTTGGGTGTCCTGTGTCTGAGGCCAACCACAAGATATGGTAGAGAGGGTCAATGGTCAAATGGAGAAGTTGGATTAGAAGACTATTCCCAAAGGTAATGGGGAAATACAATAGCAAGTGGAATGAAATGTTAAAAGTAGTTATTTTACCTGAACATTGTCACTCCCTGGACAGTGGAAGTCAAGGGTTCAATCTCAAGCCAGTGTGTGGAGTCCTGAACAAGGACAAGCATGTCAGTAATACATATGGGG carries:
- the LOC118936810 gene encoding NACHT, LRR and PYD domains-containing protein 1 homolog isoform X1; this encodes MLFSSALDSICVQETGPICITDMLVLVQDSTHWLEIEPLTSTVQGVTMFRHRTPKGSYECTVSGLRWLCERDVILKYHFRNWEPYSQLLKDMQYTQGGPLLDITMELGELEEVHLPHCVCLGTNPSLRNEMKILHVEEHGVSLEEVHEVTRFHVKILHPKFSPIALILRLLSWNIDVHCELMLYLTVIKEKLIQRLYLFPSNPGQIQAVEQQEIKFQGSKRIPITRPERSFKLNSYFRLNIPCSTSITPPRIHLIHRDTTPSFFKVDMEITGIEMELIGDDERIVWKETVQKYEFITETHSTSAVLGSGGPAESSLTGSSEQQLRSVRTEFVKRVSGPVLDGLLDRLLQHTVINQEEMESVKVIAERAEKARDIIDMVLRKGTESCSRMINLLGKLDAYLCSQLQINSVGVPT
- the LOC118936810 gene encoding NACHT, LRR and PYD domains-containing protein 1 homolog isoform X2, encoding MFRHRTPKGSYECTVSGLRWLCERDVILKYHFRNWEPYSQLLKDMQYTQGGPLLDITMELGELEEVHLPHCVCLGTNPSLRNEMKILHVEEHGVSLEEVHEVTRFHVKILHPKFSPIALILRLLSWNIDVHCELMLYLTVIKEKLIQRLYLFPSNPGQIQAVEQQEIKFQGSKRIPITRPERSFKLNSYFRLNIPCSTSITPPRIHLIHRDTTPSFFKVDMEITGIEMELIGDDERIVWKETVQKYEFITETHSTSAVLGSGGPAESSLTGSSEQQLRSVRTEFVKRVSGPVLDGLLDRLLQHTVINQEEMESVKVIAERAEKARDIIDMVLRKGTESCSRMINLLGKLDAYLCSQLQINSVGVPT